One Pseudodesulfovibrio sp. S3 DNA window includes the following coding sequences:
- a CDS encoding ABC transporter ATP-binding protein translates to MKRGIWGLMRPVNPGIRLAIAMSALGSVAGLGGVAALALVVTALFADDSQVWNWVFVSVGLTVAGILLRVYSFTVSHLAAFKLEIKLRTDLTEHLAHIPLGYLLTHGAGSISKVMQDDVKNLHAFVADSTPLIGRSVATPLATLALLLVVDWRLALVALAVLVAGALFMRVGMRNNKEMQLRYDAEREKINSAVVEFVQAMPVVRTFDDGGTSFGRYQAALDGFKSIMVKWLQASGTSAKVAITVLAPMPTLLALTVAGLIFYHDGTLSFSSWAVVLLLGTGMAESLAPLMWLNFFIRKANASAHRIQDLLEVPALSVLGTPRVPEDATVVFDNVSFAYEGRSDDALHGVSFKVPVGTVTALVGPSGAGKSTVARLIPRFWDVSRGSVSIGGVDVRNMTSETLMQNVSFVFQDPFLFHDTIAANIRMGRPDASMEEVEQAARAAQAHDFIQDLPKGYETVAGERGARLSGGQCQRITIARAILQDCPVVVLDEATAFADPENEAALIGALANLMKERTVIIIAHRLSTIRDADQIVVMDLGRVVEVDRHAELVAAEGVYARLWSSHEQARGWTLGQRGTVKS, encoded by the coding sequence ATGAAACGCGGCATTTGGGGGCTGATGCGCCCGGTTAATCCGGGTATTCGTTTGGCAATCGCCATGTCGGCTTTGGGTTCTGTTGCGGGTCTTGGAGGAGTGGCCGCACTGGCTTTGGTGGTTACGGCTCTGTTTGCGGATGATTCCCAGGTCTGGAACTGGGTGTTCGTATCCGTCGGGTTGACCGTGGCCGGCATACTGCTTCGCGTGTATTCGTTTACCGTTTCCCATCTGGCGGCTTTCAAGTTGGAAATCAAGCTGCGTACCGATCTCACTGAGCATTTGGCTCATATCCCGCTGGGCTATCTTTTGACCCATGGCGCCGGTTCCATTTCCAAAGTGATGCAGGATGACGTCAAGAATCTTCACGCCTTCGTGGCTGACAGCACGCCGCTGATCGGACGGAGCGTTGCCACACCTTTGGCGACTCTGGCTTTGCTGCTGGTGGTGGATTGGAGGCTGGCATTGGTGGCGTTGGCCGTGCTGGTTGCTGGTGCGCTGTTCATGCGGGTGGGGATGCGTAACAACAAGGAGATGCAGCTCCGATATGATGCGGAAAGAGAAAAAATAAACAGTGCGGTCGTGGAATTTGTCCAGGCCATGCCCGTGGTGCGGACCTTTGACGACGGGGGAACCTCTTTTGGTCGCTATCAGGCCGCTCTCGACGGGTTCAAATCCATCATGGTCAAGTGGCTGCAGGCTTCCGGCACCAGTGCCAAGGTTGCCATAACGGTGCTTGCGCCCATGCCTACATTGTTGGCCCTGACTGTGGCCGGATTGATATTTTATCATGACGGAACCCTGAGTTTTTCTTCCTGGGCGGTGGTTTTGCTGCTTGGTACGGGCATGGCGGAATCCCTGGCTCCACTCATGTGGCTTAATTTCTTCATCCGCAAGGCCAATGCCAGCGCGCATCGCATACAGGATCTGCTGGAAGTTCCTGCACTGTCCGTGCTCGGAACGCCCCGCGTGCCGGAAGATGCCACCGTTGTCTTCGATAATGTGAGCTTTGCCTATGAGGGAAGGAGTGATGATGCCCTGCACGGTGTCAGTTTCAAGGTTCCGGTCGGAACCGTAACGGCTCTTGTGGGGCCTTCCGGTGCAGGAAAGAGCACGGTTGCCCGGTTGATTCCACGCTTTTGGGACGTGAGCCGGGGTTCGGTCAGCATCGGCGGTGTAGACGTGCGGAACATGACCTCGGAAACGCTCATGCAAAATGTTTCCTTCGTGTTTCAGGATCCCTTTCTCTTTCATGACACCATAGCGGCCAACATTCGTATGGGGCGTCCCGATGCATCCATGGAGGAGGTGGAGCAGGCAGCCCGTGCCGCCCAGGCACATGATTTCATCCAGGACTTGCCGAAAGGCTATGAGACTGTGGCGGGAGAGCGGGGTGCCCGTCTCTCCGGCGGGCAGTGCCAGCGCATAACCATTGCCCGCGCAATACTGCAGGACTGCCCGGTGGTGGTCCTGGACGAGGCCACGGCATTTGCCGATCCGGAAAATGAGGCGGCGCTCATCGGGGCACTCGCCAATCTCATGAAGGAACGCACGGTAATCATTATCGCGCATCGGCTTTCCACGATTCGTGACGCGGACCAGATCGTCGTAATGGATCTCGGGCGTGTGGTGGAAGTCGATCGGCATGCGGAGCTGGTGGCGGCGGAAGGCGTTTACGCTCGGCTTTGGAGCAGCCACGAGCAAGCGCGCGGCTGGACTTTGGGACAACGTGGCACTGTAAAATCTTAA
- a CDS encoding AraC family transcriptional regulator — protein MYMESHCGVWTKGYSPIVEQYREYYGKQRSFVEIPALKDGADQSYRWEVAQGFGEGFTELQHLNSGPGVGLCGYRLGSSLDSLYRKFSTSFSFCLLLSGHFKIASPDGRHSETVQTGDIWFCNGEEGEVRCMQPAERFISGVSIVLSQGMLDAWLGGTSCELSRSLERHMKMRLHGNAPALCGAMPKARALPHNHPARLAANNLCMTRRDTVCGRLQFESLALDLLCQLLMLEESLKRHSSENLPQRQKAVEQARSILDEEWGAPPTISSLSRRVGVNECYLKTDFREQTGLSIGAYVRKLRMERALNLIKSGRCSVLQAATFVGYSNPSHFSKAFKRFHGRLPSSFLIR, from the coding sequence ATGTACATGGAATCACATTGCGGCGTGTGGACCAAGGGGTATTCGCCCATTGTCGAGCAGTACCGGGAATACTATGGCAAGCAGCGTTCTTTTGTGGAAATACCAGCATTAAAAGATGGTGCTGACCAAAGCTACCGATGGGAGGTTGCACAGGGGTTCGGTGAGGGGTTTACGGAACTTCAGCATCTTAACAGCGGTCCCGGTGTGGGGCTGTGCGGTTACAGGCTCGGCAGTTCTTTGGACAGTCTCTATCGGAAATTCAGCACCTCTTTCAGTTTTTGTCTGCTTCTTTCGGGCCACTTCAAGATCGCTTCACCAGATGGCAGGCATTCGGAGACGGTGCAAACTGGCGACATCTGGTTTTGCAACGGGGAAGAGGGGGAGGTGCGCTGCATGCAGCCTGCTGAAAGATTCATCAGCGGCGTATCGATTGTATTGTCTCAGGGCATGTTGGATGCTTGGCTCGGCGGAACTTCTTGCGAGTTGAGCCGTTCTCTCGAAAGGCACATGAAAATGCGTTTGCATGGAAATGCCCCTGCCTTGTGCGGAGCGATGCCAAAGGCCCGCGCCCTCCCGCACAACCATCCGGCCAGGCTTGCCGCCAACAATCTGTGCATGACGAGGCGGGATACTGTTTGCGGCAGGTTGCAGTTCGAATCTCTGGCCCTTGATTTATTGTGTCAGTTGTTGATGCTGGAGGAGTCCTTGAAAAGGCATTCCTCAGAGAATTTGCCGCAAAGACAGAAGGCCGTGGAACAGGCCAGGAGCATTCTTGATGAGGAATGGGGTGCCCCGCCGACAATTTCATCGCTCTCGCGCAGGGTCGGCGTCAACGAATGCTACCTGAAGACGGATTTTCGTGAACAAACCGGGTTGTCCATCGGGGCATATGTGCGCAAGCTCCGAATGGAAAGAGCCTTGAATCTCATCAAGTCAGGACGCTGTTCGGTCCTTCAGGCCGCAACATTCGTGGGTTATTCCAATCCCAGTCACTTCAGCAAGGCGTTCAAGCGTTTTCACGGTCGTCTGCCTTCCTCGTTTCTTATCCGGTAA
- a CDS encoding AraC family transcriptional regulator — translation MRMKVTSLTHEETGIAAENDRAFLSADLSAPVTAIELRPDMAVCFWECYTREKQAFRVAFDCPVLRLSFTLEGEGLSQADDQEDFARHRGIIEIRYFPGTSGTMTLGAGQQHTWLDIILKPSFLALAVPDELGQLPGAMRRIMKQGTSTVPCDSRKMTPDQFVAATQLAHCPYTHAARTIYLKSKALELLSHVLAEQSPASCRTRLSTYEVECLQKARSLLIADLESPPSLEKLARSVGLNQTKLKKGFKALFGQTVYGYFRTYRVELARQLLLEGTATISEVASTVGYTNISHFSAAFKERHGVTPSRYRKDNLFITNPARPTHTPVPSGI, via the coding sequence ATGCGCATGAAAGTAACCTCACTGACGCACGAGGAAACGGGCATAGCCGCAGAGAATGATCGGGCGTTTCTCTCAGCCGACCTGAGTGCGCCGGTCACGGCGATCGAACTGCGGCCCGACATGGCGGTGTGCTTCTGGGAATGCTACACGCGGGAAAAACAGGCCTTCCGCGTGGCCTTTGACTGCCCTGTGCTGCGTCTGAGTTTCACCCTTGAAGGCGAAGGCCTGTCCCAGGCCGATGATCAGGAAGATTTTGCACGGCACAGGGGGATAATCGAGATCCGGTATTTTCCCGGAACTTCGGGCACGATGACCCTGGGCGCAGGCCAGCAGCATACTTGGCTGGACATCATCCTCAAGCCCTCCTTCCTGGCCCTGGCCGTGCCGGATGAATTGGGCCAGTTGCCAGGAGCCATGCGCCGCATCATGAAACAAGGGACCTCTACAGTTCCCTGCGACAGCCGGAAAATGACGCCGGACCAGTTCGTGGCGGCCACGCAACTGGCCCACTGCCCATACACCCACGCAGCGCGAACCATATACCTCAAAAGCAAGGCCCTGGAGTTGCTCTCCCATGTCCTGGCCGAGCAAAGCCCTGCGTCCTGCCGGACACGGCTCTCAACCTACGAGGTGGAATGCCTGCAAAAAGCCCGAAGCCTGCTCATCGCCGATCTGGAGTCCCCCCCGAGCCTCGAAAAACTTGCACGGTCCGTGGGACTCAACCAGACAAAGCTCAAAAAGGGCTTCAAGGCCCTGTTCGGGCAGACCGTGTACGGGTATTTTCGTACCTATCGAGTGGAGCTGGCCCGGCAACTGCTGCTGGAAGGAACGGCAACCATCAGCGAAGTGGCTTCCACCGTGGGGTATACCAACATCAGCCACTTCAGTGCAGCCTTCAAGGAGCGGCATGGGGTAACCCCGTCCCGATATCGCAAGGACAACCTTTTTATCACCAACCCGGCACGCCCGACACATACACCAGTTCCGAGCGGTATTTGA
- a CDS encoding GTP-binding protein has translation MKLITIAGAPSAGKTAITLHLIRQLSKDGHRSAAVKFDTLGTTDDQTYRDRLGIPAIKGLSDYLCPDHFFVSNLEEAWSWGHAQEADYLFLETAGLCYRCAPHIKNYPAITVIDNLGGMEAPRKMGPALTLADVVVVTKSDLVSQAEKEVFAHRISQVNPDADVIHINGLTGTGTLQLKRISGAWPESEALEEHKLRYSMPASICSYCTGETRIGKRFQSGNVEKLLLERDAA, from the coding sequence ATGAAACTCATCACCATTGCAGGCGCGCCCAGCGCAGGGAAAACCGCAATCACCCTGCACCTGATCCGCCAACTTTCGAAGGACGGCCACAGGTCGGCTGCGGTCAAGTTCGACACCCTGGGAACCACCGACGACCAAACCTACCGTGACCGGCTCGGCATCCCGGCCATCAAAGGGTTGTCCGACTATCTCTGCCCGGACCATTTCTTCGTCTCCAACCTTGAAGAAGCATGGTCTTGGGGCCATGCGCAGGAAGCGGACTACCTGTTCCTGGAAACAGCCGGGCTGTGTTACCGCTGCGCCCCGCACATCAAAAACTACCCCGCCATCACGGTCATCGACAATCTGGGCGGCATGGAGGCCCCGCGAAAGATGGGTCCGGCTCTGACCCTGGCCGACGTGGTGGTGGTCACCAAAAGCGATCTGGTCTCCCAGGCCGAAAAGGAGGTCTTCGCCCACCGCATCTCCCAGGTGAACCCCGATGCGGACGTCATCCATATCAACGGACTGACCGGAACCGGCACGTTGCAGCTCAAGCGCATCAGCGGAGCCTGGCCCGAAAGCGAAGCCCTTGAAGAGCACAAACTCCGCTACTCCATGCCCGCCTCCATCTGTTCCTACTGCACAGGCGAGACACGCATCGGAAAACGCTTCCAATCCGGCAATGTGGAAAAACTCCTACTTGAAAGAGACGCAGCATGA
- a CDS encoding ATP-binding cassette domain-containing protein has protein sequence MIIEKMTILSGTDKQGKAEPLKQVDLFPGDSLALVGPTGSGKSELLSDIEQAACGDTRSGRTILINGNPLTGTSTGLVATLSQKTNFVMDASVEQFIMLHAESRGREGEPLLTSILDMANGLCGEPITRDMSLQVLSGGQARALMIADIALLSNTPIVLIDEVENAGIHKFKALEVLAGHRKIVISATHDPVLILMNDTRLVMKTGGMTALLSANDGEREYAEQLKKMDGALMQARECLRRGQTLGLQEAM, from the coding sequence ATGATTATCGAAAAAATGACCATCCTTTCCGGAACCGACAAACAGGGCAAGGCCGAACCGCTGAAGCAGGTGGACCTGTTCCCCGGCGACTCCCTGGCCCTGGTCGGCCCCACGGGGTCGGGCAAGAGCGAATTGCTTTCGGACATCGAGCAGGCCGCCTGCGGGGACACCCGCTCGGGGCGCACCATCCTGATCAACGGGAATCCGCTCACCGGGACTTCAACGGGTCTGGTAGCCACCCTTTCCCAGAAGACCAACTTCGTCATGGACGCCAGCGTGGAGCAATTCATCATGCTGCACGCGGAAAGCCGGGGCAGGGAGGGCGAGCCTCTCCTCACATCCATCCTGGATATGGCCAACGGCCTGTGCGGCGAACCCATCACCCGGGACATGTCCCTGCAAGTATTGAGCGGCGGCCAGGCCCGTGCACTGATGATCGCCGACATAGCCCTGCTCTCGAACACGCCCATCGTGCTCATCGACGAGGTGGAAAACGCCGGGATTCACAAATTCAAGGCACTGGAGGTTCTGGCCGGTCATCGCAAGATCGTCATTTCAGCCACCCACGACCCGGTGCTGATTCTCATGAACGACACCCGCCTTGTCATGAAGACCGGCGGCATGACCGCCCTGCTGTCAGCCAATGACGGAGAGCGGGAATACGCCGAACAGCTCAAAAAAATGGACGGTGCGCTGATGCAGGCCCGCGAATGCCTGCGCAGGGGACAGACCCTGGGCCTTCAGGAGGCGATGTGA
- a CDS encoding ABC transporter substrate-binding protein — translation MQPNSVYLAIAPNILRKTVQDLSRMDFDLDLIPPQTHQEMLDFSVAYGNNGSVPGLSMCAYPQFLHNVLQHQSTGTLAALPDSLPPMRRELTALGMAEPSRHFRVVCFVPFVIAASTGLNPPVEDWEDLCRPEIAEHVAVPPHDTPMPDLFDTMMRTLYGQRAEAVIAAKNTDYTPLDINKRIDSGEFLAGLNIPAFSRTYREGNGRMVWPRSGAWAVPLMVTIRRDASPDATRFLHYLLSNEYQTYLADSGCLVPVVEGIPWFTEMADNNGRLQWPGWDALAALGRPNAE, via the coding sequence ATGCAGCCCAATTCCGTATACCTGGCCATAGCGCCCAACATCCTTCGCAAGACAGTACAGGATCTGTCCCGCATGGACTTCGACCTCGACCTGATACCGCCCCAGACCCACCAGGAGATGCTCGACTTCTCCGTGGCCTACGGCAATAACGGTTCCGTGCCCGGTCTGTCCATGTGCGCCTATCCCCAATTCCTGCACAACGTACTCCAACACCAGTCCACCGGGACACTGGCCGCACTGCCCGACTCCCTGCCGCCCATGCGGAGGGAATTGACCGCCCTGGGCATGGCCGAACCGTCGCGCCATTTTCGGGTCGTCTGCTTCGTGCCCTTTGTCATTGCCGCATCCACCGGCCTGAATCCGCCCGTTGAAGACTGGGAGGATCTGTGCCGCCCCGAAATCGCGGAACATGTGGCGGTCCCACCGCACGACACCCCCATGCCCGACCTGTTCGACACCATGATGCGAACCCTCTACGGACAACGCGCCGAAGCGGTCATTGCCGCCAAGAACACCGACTATACGCCCCTGGACATCAACAAACGGATCGACTCGGGAGAATTCCTGGCCGGCCTGAACATCCCGGCCTTCAGCCGGACCTATCGGGAAGGCAATGGCCGCATGGTCTGGCCGCGTTCCGGGGCCTGGGCCGTTCCCCTGATGGTCACGATACGCCGGGACGCGTCCCCGGACGCCACGCGTTTCCTGCACTATCTGCTTTCCAACGAATACCAAACCTACCTGGCGGATTCCGGATGCCTCGTGCCCGTAGTGGAAGGGATCCCCTGGTTTACCGAAATGGCCGACAACAATGGTCGTCTGCAATGGCCCGGATGGGACGCCCTGGCGGCTTTGGGTCGGCCAAACGCCGAGTGA
- a CDS encoding TonB-dependent receptor, translating into MKRRLYPVLLTAFLITLFAGWAEAKEITLDKVIVSARGEESTQSQTPGGTGVVEKEEIVLVPTASLADSLSRISGLTKTGESPWGQDVSIRGMTGASVVVLIDGMRLNTATEINARLGFINPLDVERIEVLKGPVSSLYGSGSTGGVINVITKKGSFSAEPELGGEFIGSWRTNPQGPDGYLRANLSKEDLWLQLSGGLRDHGDLWGGDDTRISNSQYEDTYFRLAGEKAWGERLTTRFQAMNLEGNEIGIPGGSSTMPANADITYPRTKNTLISLDTNYAPDSDTFKAVELNIYYMKNDRRVRIDNPNALVSAIKPSAEHETVGGKLQTKFDLGEHSIVAGADAYNWHMISKRVRYMVAGTTVTDNPTPNTTQLSMGIFAEDDWKLTDQFTLNMGARLDHNDIDNQKNSYVDAGSSKELGWNLHTGLTWRPAEHWSHTLIAASSYRAADIIERFKYINLGGGVTSVGNPDLDPETSYYAEYGLHYTTPTFSASGAAYINYITDYIDEKLLNPTTYQMENIGEARIYGLELDADWKFLPQWTVYGNLALANGQDMQDDEALRNVAPASGMTGLRYDQGNGFWARLESPWALRQSEVPSGADRTNGWITFNAATGYGFEWGKTRNEISLAVDNIFDTKYQNYLANSRGIDLLESGLSAALTYQVTF; encoded by the coding sequence ATGAAACGGCGATTGTATCCCGTCCTGCTGACAGCGTTCCTGATCACACTGTTTGCCGGATGGGCGGAAGCGAAAGAAATCACCCTGGACAAGGTCATCGTGTCCGCACGCGGAGAGGAAAGCACCCAATCACAGACTCCGGGCGGCACCGGCGTGGTGGAAAAGGAAGAGATAGTGCTCGTGCCCACGGCCAGCCTGGCCGATTCCCTGTCGCGCATCTCCGGCCTGACCAAGACAGGAGAGTCCCCCTGGGGACAGGACGTCTCCATCCGGGGCATGACCGGCGCCTCGGTGGTGGTACTCATCGACGGCATGCGCCTGAACACGGCCACCGAGATCAACGCGCGTCTGGGCTTCATCAACCCCCTGGACGTGGAACGTATCGAAGTGCTCAAGGGGCCGGTCAGCTCCCTATACGGTTCAGGCTCCACGGGCGGCGTAATCAACGTCATCACCAAGAAAGGCTCCTTTTCCGCCGAGCCAGAACTCGGCGGGGAATTCATCGGCAGTTGGCGCACCAACCCCCAGGGGCCGGACGGCTATCTGCGGGCCAATCTCAGCAAGGAAGACCTGTGGCTGCAGCTCTCGGGCGGATTGAGGGACCACGGAGACCTGTGGGGCGGGGACGACACCCGTATCTCCAACAGCCAGTATGAGGACACCTACTTCCGCCTGGCCGGTGAAAAGGCATGGGGAGAACGGTTGACCACCCGGTTCCAGGCCATGAACCTGGAAGGCAACGAAATCGGTATCCCGGGCGGCTCAAGCACCATGCCCGCGAACGCGGACATCACCTACCCCCGGACCAAGAACACCCTGATCAGCCTGGACACCAACTACGCCCCGGACTCCGACACCTTCAAAGCGGTGGAGCTCAACATTTACTACATGAAGAACGACCGCCGGGTGCGCATCGACAATCCCAACGCCCTGGTATCGGCCATCAAGCCCTCGGCCGAACATGAGACCGTGGGCGGAAAACTCCAGACGAAATTCGACCTTGGGGAACATTCCATCGTTGCCGGTGCCGACGCATACAACTGGCACATGATCTCGAAGCGTGTGCGTTACATGGTGGCAGGCACCACAGTTACGGACAATCCCACGCCCAACACCACCCAGCTGTCCATGGGCATCTTTGCCGAGGACGACTGGAAGCTGACGGATCAGTTCACCCTGAACATGGGCGCCCGCCTGGATCACAACGACATCGACAACCAGAAAAACAGCTACGTTGACGCCGGGTCCAGCAAAGAACTCGGCTGGAACTTGCATACCGGGCTGACCTGGCGGCCGGCCGAACACTGGTCGCACACCCTGATCGCGGCCAGCAGCTACCGGGCAGCGGACATCATCGAACGGTTCAAGTATATCAACCTAGGCGGCGGCGTGACCTCCGTCGGCAACCCCGACCTGGACCCCGAGACCTCCTACTACGCCGAATACGGATTGCACTACACCACCCCGACCTTCAGCGCATCCGGGGCCGCATACATCAACTACATCACCGACTATATCGACGAAAAGCTGCTCAACCCCACCACCTACCAGATGGAGAATATCGGCGAGGCGCGCATCTATGGCCTGGAGCTGGACGCGGACTGGAAATTCCTTCCCCAATGGACCGTTTACGGCAATCTTGCCCTGGCAAACGGACAGGATATGCAAGACGACGAAGCCTTGCGCAACGTGGCCCCGGCAAGCGGTATGACCGGCCTGCGCTACGATCAGGGCAACGGCTTCTGGGCAAGGCTTGAGTCCCCGTGGGCTCTGCGCCAAAGCGAAGTCCCGTCCGGTGCCGACCGCACAAACGGCTGGATCACCTTCAACGCGGCCACGGGATACGGCTTCGAATGGGGCAAAACCCGCAACGAGATATCCCTGGCCGTGGACAACATCTTTGATACGAAGTACCAAAACTACCTGGCCAATTCGCGCGGCATCGACTTGCTGGAATCCGGACTGAGCGCCGCGCTTACCTACCAGGTGACATTCTAA
- a CDS encoding ABC transporter permease subunit, whose amino-acid sequence MKGLSLVVSLGLALGGWQLCSLAVGTMLVPSPMEVGRELLHMVMQAETWLTLSITVARGAAGLLGALVCALVLGIATGSSPKAMRLLAPLVAALQSCPPVLWITLLMVWAGTGSLVPMAVVFATVFPLLFANVAQGCLALDRRLFDMAKLYHVPRWRILCRIILPGITPYLLAGLSYAAATSWKVTAVAEFLGSSTGIGAKLFWAYRMLKMPEIFAWASIVVLLGVVLELMVIAPLRLSAESFTGKIREKA is encoded by the coding sequence ATGAAAGGACTTTCCCTCGTCGTATCCCTGGGGCTGGCCCTCGGCGGATGGCAACTCTGTTCCCTGGCCGTCGGCACCATGCTGGTCCCCTCCCCCATGGAAGTGGGCCGGGAACTGCTGCACATGGTCATGCAGGCCGAAACCTGGCTGACCCTGTCCATCACCGTGGCCCGAGGCGCGGCAGGCTTGCTCGGCGCCCTGGTCTGTGCCCTGGTCCTGGGCATCGCCACAGGTAGCAGCCCCAAGGCCATGCGGCTGCTCGCCCCCCTTGTGGCAGCCCTGCAATCCTGCCCGCCGGTACTCTGGATCACCTTGCTCATGGTCTGGGCCGGAACCGGTTCCCTGGTTCCCATGGCCGTGGTTTTCGCCACGGTATTCCCCCTGCTGTTCGCCAATGTGGCCCAAGGCTGCCTGGCTCTGGACCGACGCCTGTTCGATATGGCCAAGCTCTACCACGTGCCCCGCTGGCGCATCCTGTGCCGAATCATCCTGCCCGGGATCACGCCCTACCTGCTGGCGGGCCTGTCCTATGCCGCCGCCACCAGTTGGAAGGTCACGGCAGTGGCCGAATTCCTCGGCTCCTCCACCGGCATCGGGGCGAAACTGTTCTGGGCATACCGCATGTTGAAAATGCCTGAAATCTTTGCCTGGGCCAGCATCGTCGTCCTGTTGGGCGTGGTTCTGGAATTGATGGTCATTGCCCCGCTCAGACTCTCGGCCGAGTCATTCACCGGCAAAATCCGGGAGAAGGCATGA
- a CDS encoding ATP-binding cassette domain-containing protein produces MIHLNKVCKRHGNTDLVLNCSLTVESGQAVCLCGPSGIGKTTLLEIMAGLTPPDSGTVRLDSKRIGCAFQDDILVPWLNALDNLLLVLPTDTRSPESAALTWLERFDLNPHIRPTKMSGGMRRRLSLARAFAVNPRILLLDEPFAFLDPAWQSTVADCTERHRAAGNTVLLVSHQMEHMEAIDCRTITISHGPISDLREAHAPLPA; encoded by the coding sequence ATGATCCATTTAAACAAGGTATGCAAAAGACACGGAAACACGGACCTTGTCCTGAATTGCTCACTCACGGTCGAGTCGGGGCAGGCGGTCTGCCTGTGCGGCCCATCGGGCATCGGAAAAACAACGCTCCTGGAAATCATGGCCGGACTCACTCCGCCGGACTCCGGCACCGTCCGGCTGGATTCGAAACGGATAGGCTGCGCCTTTCAGGACGACATTCTCGTGCCCTGGCTCAACGCCCTGGACAACCTGCTCCTGGTGCTTCCCACGGACACCCGATCTCCCGAATCCGCAGCCCTGACCTGGCTGGAACGATTTGACCTCAATCCACACATCCGGCCCACGAAAATGAGCGGCGGCATGCGACGACGGCTGTCGCTGGCCCGCGCCTTTGCGGTCAATCCCCGCATCCTGCTCCTGGACGAACCCTTTGCCTTTCTGGACCCGGCCTGGCAGTCCACCGTGGCCGACTGCACCGAACGCCACCGGGCCGCAGGCAACACCGTGCTTCTTGTCAGCCATCAGATGGAACACATGGAAGCCATCGACTGCCGGACCATAACCATCTCCCACGGTCCCATCAGCGATTTACGGGAAGCCCACGCACCCCTTCCCGCCTGA